Part of the Desulfolutivibrio sulfoxidireducens genome is shown below.
GTGGGGCTTCTGGCCAACGGCGCGGGACTGGCCATGGCCACCATGGACCGGCTCAATTTCGCCGGCTTTCCGGCCGCCAACTTCCTGGACGTGGGCGGCGCGGCCGACGAGGCCGGGCTTGACGCGGCCCTGTCCATCCTTTTCGGGGACCCGGCCGTGCGGGTCATCCTGATCAATCTCTACGGCGGCATCCTGTCCTGCGAGAAGGTGGCCCTGGCCCTTTGCCGGGTGCTGGGCGGCCGGGAACCGAAAAAACCGATCATCGCGAGGCTGGCCGGAAACGGGGCCGAAAAGGGCCTGGCTACCCTGGGCGGGATGGGGCTTTCCGGGGTCCGGGTGGTCCCGGACATGGACGCGGCCATGGCCGAGCTGGCCGAAACGCTCCCGAAAGGCCAGCCCTTTCCCCGGCCGGGCCGGGAGAAACCGCCCGGGGCCAGCGGCCAGGGCGCGTCGTCCACCGCGATGCCCGGCCCGACCCCGTCCCGGATCGCGATCCGCCCCACCGCTCCCGACAGGCCCCCGGCCATCCCGGGCAGGGGCGGCCTGCCGCCGCTTGTGCCGCCCCATGTCGGCGAACCGGGACCCGACGGCGCCATGCGTCCCATGCGCATCATGATCCAGGGCGTAACCGGCAAAACGGCCCGGCTGCACGCACGGCTCATGGCCGAATACGGGGCGCTTCATGCCGGGCGGGTGGTCTGCGGGGTGACGCCCTTTCGGGGCGGCCAAAGCGTGGACGGCGTGCCGGTCTATGACAGCGTGCGCCAGGCCCTGGCCGCGCACGAGGTGGACGTAAGCGTGATCTTCGTTCCGGCGGCCCACGCCCCGGACGCGATCCTGGAGGCGGCCGACGCCGGGGCGCCCCGGGTGGTGTGCGTCACCGAGGGCATCCCCCAACTGGCCATGCTGGAGGCCCTGGCGGCCCTTAAGGGTTCCCCCACGCTGCTTATCGGCCCGAACACCCCGGGGATCATCGTTCCCGGCCGGTTCAAGGCCGGGATCATGCCCGTGGACCCGTTTCGTCCGGGACCGGTGGCCATATTCTCCCGAAGCGGCACCCTGACCTACGAGGCGGCCTGGCGGCTCTCGGCGGCCGGGATCGGCCAGGCCCTGGCCGTGGGCATGGGCGGGGACCCGTTCACGGGCCTGGGGTTTGCGGAACTGGCCGAGGCCGTGCGCCACGACCCGGAAGTACGGGCCGTGCTCATCCTGGGGGAGATCGGGGGCGACGCCGAGGAGAGGTTCGCGGCCCACGCCCTGGCCACGGGCTATCCCAAGCCGGTCGCGGCCTACGTGGCCGGAGTCAGCGCCCCGCCGGGGAGGCGGCTGGGGCATGCCGGGGCCATTCTGGAGCAGGCCGGCGGGGCGGCCGGGAAGCTTGACCGTCTGGCCCGGGCGGGATTCGCGGTCTGCGCGGAGTTGTCCGACCTGGCCCCGGCCGTGGCCGGGCTTCTCGGGTGACGCGCTTCACCCGCCGGCAACCGCGCCCCGCACCCGGAAGGATGGAAAACGCAACACCGCCGGCGCATTTTTCCAACATCATGGCAACATCCCGGCCCGACGCTTATTTGGCCGGTTTTTCGGCCTCGCCCGATTTTTTGCCCCGGGGCTTCACCGTGCGCACGAAGCCCTTGTACTTGTCCTCGATTTTGCCGCGCTGCTTGGCCAGACCGGCCTCGGAGGCGGCCTTTTCCCGATCCAGATAGTCCTGGTAGCGCTGTTCGGTGGCCTGGACGGCCGGACTGCCCGACACCGGATGGCCCGGTTTGGCGGCTTTTTGCCCGCCTTTTTTGTCCGGCGCGGCCTGGCCCGTGGGGGCGGCCGTCGCGGGCACGGCCTCGGGAGCGGCGGGCGACGCCGTCGCCGGGGCCTGACCCGTCACGGCGGGTTTTTGTTCCGACGCGACCTGATTTCCGGTCCCGGCGGCCATGGCCCCACCCTGGCCGGACAGCACAAAAAATCCAATCAACACAAGACCTTGCCAAAATCCTCTGGGCATCTCGCCAACTCCGTTTTCGCGCCCGCCGGCGCGTGCATCGCATCGTGGAAAAAGGCGTTTTCGTCCCGGGGCTCCCCGGGCCGTCACGCGACCGGGAGGCACACAAGCACATTTCCCCTGTCCCGGCAACCGGCATATTGACCTGTTTTCCCGGCCATTCGCCCGGCGGTTCTGGACAAGGCAAACGGCGTTGCCTTATAGATATCTGGATGCGCGCACCCTTACGTCTTTCCCGAATCACGATCCTGGCCGCCGTCATCGGCCTGGCCCTGGTCATCGGCTGCATGCGGGCCATGAACCAGCCGCAGGCCCGGATCGTCCCGGCCGGCCTGGAATCCGAGGCCGCTCCCCTGGCGGGATACCCTGGCGCGGCGGATACGCGACAGCCGGACACGACGTCCTCGCCCCCGACGGTCCCCGTGGCGGTCGAGCCTGACCCGGCAACCTTCTCGCACATGGTGGAACCGCTCACGGCCCGGCTCTTCACCATCCCTGAGGACGCCCGGACGCCCACCCTCCCGGCCGACCGGCCCGAACCGGCGGCCACGACGGTCGCGGCGCTGGCCCCATCCGCCGCGAGCCCTGACGCGCCACGGGTCCCCGCCCCCGGGGCCCCGGTTTCACCGGCCCCGGCCGCGCCGGACACGGCGGCCACGGGCAAAACCGTGAAAGGTCCGACCCGAACGGTTCTGGTGGTGGGCGACTCCTTTGCCGTGGGCATCGGCATGACCCTGGCCGAGTCCCTGAAGCCGGCCAAGGACGTCCGCCTGGACCAGAAAGGCAAGACCTCAAGCGGCCTGGACAACACCAAATTCCATAACTGGGGCAAGACCCTGGAGGGTCTGCTCCAGAGCGCCCGGCCCGACGCCCTGGTGGTCATGGTCGGCGGCAATGACGCCAATAACGGCCCGGGCACCGAGGTCTGGGCCGAGAGCTACCGCCACAAGGCATCGGATTTCTTGAGTATCGCCGCGAAGAAAGGGGTCCCCGTGTACTGGGTGGCCCTGCCGCCCATGCGCGAAGAAGGGCTCAACGCCCGGGTCAAGACGACCAACGCGGCCATGCGCGCGGCCTGCGAGTCCGGCGGCGGCTGCCGGTTCATCGATGCCTGGGACCTTTTCACGGATGAGAAGGGCAACTTCGCCGCTGAAAAAAATATCGGCGGGAAGACCGTGAAACTACGGGCCAAGGACGGAGTGCATTTCACCATGGCCGGATACCGGCTGTTAAGCGACCGCATCCTGGCCGGATTCGCCCCGAATCTGGAAGTAAGCCTCAACAAATGACCCTGGTTTCCGAGAAATGACACGCCGCATGCGCCTGAAAACCTGGCTTCCCGCCTTTTGCATCTACCTGACGGCCGTTGTCGTGGCGGGATTTTTCAATATCGATAAAATCTTTTTGTGGACCGAGGACCGCATCGAGGAACGCCATTCCTCCACGGTGCTACGCGGCCTGCGGGCCGTGCGCGAGTTCTACAGGGCCTCACCCGCGGCGCCCCTGATCGCGGACGCGGACCGGGCCCTGGCCCCATTTTTCCACGACACCTACAAAAGCACCCCGGCCTCGGACGAGACCCTGGACGAGGCCGGGACCCAGGCCGCCGGGGCGAAGGGCGAAGACCCGTACCAGGCCGTGCTCAAACCGACCGTAACGGACCTCAGGCCCATGGGCCGCGAGGAACTCCTGGCCGCCCTGGACGAGGCCGAAAAGCGCGCCGCGCCGGATTCGGTGGAGGCGGACATGCCCGCTGACCCGGCCGTGCCCGGGGAACCCCAGGCCGCGTCCGCGAAGCCGGCCCCATCCCTGTCCGACACCTTCCTGACCAGACGGCTTCTCGAACCGCCGCACCGGATTCTGGTGGTGGGCGACTCCCTGGCCATCGGCCTGTCCCTGTCGCTTCGCCGTTCGGTAAACGAGTACGAGGAGATCACCCTCATCGAGGAGGGCAAGGTCTCCAGCGGCCTGGCCAATCCAAAGTACTTCAACTGGGAAAAGGCCCTGCGGACCTTTGTGGACAAGTATTCCCCGTCCATGGTGGTGGTCATGATGGGGGCCAACGACGCCAAATACATCAACCTCAATGAAAAGCCCCGGGAGCCCGGCTCCCCGAACAAGACCTGGGGCGAGGTCTTTGCCATGCGCCTGGAGGCCTTCCTGGACATCCCTGCCAAGCGCGATCTGCCCGTCTTCTGGATCGGCCTGCCGGTCATGGGCGACCCCACCTATGCCCGGCAGGCCCAGGCCATGAACGACATCGTTCGCACCGAATGCGAGAAATACCCCAACTGCCGTTTTCTGGAGACCTGGGACCTGTTGTGCGACCCCGAAGATACCTACGCCGCCTTTCTGAAAAACGACAAGGGGGTCAAAATCAAGATCCGGGCCAACGACAAGATCCACTTCACCGCGGCCGGAGGCGACATCCTGGCCAGATCGTTTTTCGATCAGGCCTCACGCCTGGCGGTCTTTCGCCCGAGGCCCGAAAAAACCGCCGAGACAGCGGCTGGCGAGGCCTCGCCGGCCACCACGGCCACACCGTGACGACTCCCAGGATCGGGCGAGCTCCCCGAGACCGGATCGTTTTTCTTTTTGACCCTACGCACCGCCCGATTTCCCTCTTCGCCCTTTTTCTCGTGGCGCTTTGCCTTGTCGCCGCAGGCTGCGGCGAGTCCCAGGAACCATCGGAAATCGCGCCCCCAGGCCTTTTCGACGTGGCCAGGATGAAACCGAAAAAGACCGCGGTGCTGGTGGTCGGGGACTCCCTGTCCGTCAGCCTGGCGGACAAGCTGGAGTCGGTCCTGGACAAGGGCGGCTGTACCCTGACGCGTCTTTGCCGGGAGGGTGGAGGGCTCACCCGGCCCGAGCTTCTGGATTTTCCGGCACGCCTCGCGGAGCTGGTCCGCCGGACCCCACCCGGCGTGGTCCTCTTCATGATCGGGGCCAACGACGCCATGCCCGTGATCAACGGCGACGCCACGCGGGTCCCTTTCGACTCCCCGGAATGGAAGGCCACCTATGCCGCGCGGGCCGTGGGGCTCATGGACATGGCGACCAGGGCCAACCCCGGGGCCGCCGTGTTCTGGGTCGGAGCCCCGCCCATGGCCGACCGAACCCTGAACGCGGCCCTGCGCACGGTCAACGCCGCCCTGCGCGAGGCCTGCCTGGCGCACCCGCCCTGTCGGTTCATCGACACCTGGGAGACTTTTTCCGATTCCGAGGACGCCTATACCCCGACGGCCCTGGACGCCTCGGGGATGCAGACGCCGCTACGCACCGCCGACGGCGTGCACCTGACCGACGCCGGGGCCAGGCGTCTGTGCGCCCGGGTGGTTTCGGAGACCTCCGGGATCTTGCCCGTGCCGCCCGGAAAGGCCCGGGAGGATATCTTCTCGGCCCTGACGAACCTGACCCCCATTCCCCAGGCCACGGCCTCGCCGCCGCCCGACGCATCCCGCCTGGGCAAACACATTATCAAGCGCGGGGAGACCTTCGCGGCCATCGCCAGGAAACACGGCCTTTCGGCTGAGGCCCTGCGCCGGGCCAACCGGGGCGTCGATCCAAAAAGACTGCGCCCGGGCCAGACCCTGGACATCCCCACGCCCGACAACGCCCCCTGACGGTTTTTTTGCGCCTCGCGGCCTTTTGGAGAAGGCGGGCGCCACCGGCCGCTCCATGGGGCGAGACCGGCCGAACACCGCTGGAGAACGGAACATGACGCAAAGTGCCTTGGGCCTTGCGGCCCTGGTGGCCATCGCCTGGCTTTTGAGCGAGCGAAAAAAGTCGGTCAGCCCGAGGGCCATCGTCGTCGGAATCGGCCTGCAACTGATTCTGGGGTTCCTGTTCCTCAAAATTCCCGTGGTGAAGGACGCCTTTTTGTCCCTGAACACCCTGGTTTTGGCCCTGGAGGCGGCCACCACGGCCGGAACATCCTTCGTCTTCGGCTATCTGGGCGGCGCGCCCCTGCCCTTTGCCGAATCCTCGCCAGGCACGAGCTTCATCATGGCCTTCAAGGCCCTGCCTCTGGTTTTGGTGGTCAGCGCCCTGTCGTCGCTTCTCTTTTTCTGGCGCATCCTGCCCGCGGTGGTCCGGTTCCTGTCCTTGCTGTTGCAAAAAAGCATGGGCATCGGGGGAGCGCTCGGGGT
Proteins encoded:
- a CDS encoding GDSL-type esterase/lipase family protein; this translates as MRLKTWLPAFCIYLTAVVVAGFFNIDKIFLWTEDRIEERHSSTVLRGLRAVREFYRASPAAPLIADADRALAPFFHDTYKSTPASDETLDEAGTQAAGAKGEDPYQAVLKPTVTDLRPMGREELLAALDEAEKRAAPDSVEADMPADPAVPGEPQAASAKPAPSLSDTFLTRRLLEPPHRILVVGDSLAIGLSLSLRRSVNEYEEITLIEEGKVSSGLANPKYFNWEKALRTFVDKYSPSMVVVMMGANDAKYINLNEKPREPGSPNKTWGEVFAMRLEAFLDIPAKRDLPVFWIGLPVMGDPTYARQAQAMNDIVRTECEKYPNCRFLETWDLLCDPEDTYAAFLKNDKGVKIKIRANDKIHFTAAGGDILARSFFDQASRLAVFRPRPEKTAETAAGEASPATTATP
- a CDS encoding ATP-grasp domain-containing protein, which encodes MRLCEHASKELFSRAGIPVPPGVIIRPGERVRPPFAPPWYLKSQVAAGGRGKAGGIARIEGPGELEAVAARLFALAIGGERPPFLRLEPAADVEKEMYLSLAVSRSRRAVALTAGRRGGVDVEAGAGGMLVQDLRLPHGPAPNQVRAAFFHLGLPADLWPDFSALAHNLFAALTGRGLLLAEINPLVLTRRGALVALDGKAEIDDNAAALLPETDRIKDAGHLDPVERAARDRGLSLIKLPGFVGLLANGAGLAMATMDRLNFAGFPAANFLDVGGAADEAGLDAALSILFGDPAVRVILINLYGGILSCEKVALALCRVLGGREPKKPIIARLAGNGAEKGLATLGGMGLSGVRVVPDMDAAMAELAETLPKGQPFPRPGREKPPGASGQGASSTAMPGPTPSRIAIRPTAPDRPPAIPGRGGLPPLVPPHVGEPGPDGAMRPMRIMIQGVTGKTARLHARLMAEYGALHAGRVVCGVTPFRGGQSVDGVPVYDSVRQALAAHEVDVSVIFVPAAHAPDAILEAADAGAPRVVCVTEGIPQLAMLEALAALKGSPTLLIGPNTPGIIVPGRFKAGIMPVDPFRPGPVAIFSRSGTLTYEAAWRLSAAGIGQALAVGMGGDPFTGLGFAELAEAVRHDPEVRAVLILGEIGGDAEERFAAHALATGYPKPVAAYVAGVSAPPGRRLGHAGAILEQAGGAAGKLDRLARAGFAVCAELSDLAPAVAGLLG
- a CDS encoding DUF459 domain-containing protein → MRAPLRLSRITILAAVIGLALVIGCMRAMNQPQARIVPAGLESEAAPLAGYPGAADTRQPDTTSSPPTVPVAVEPDPATFSHMVEPLTARLFTIPEDARTPTLPADRPEPAATTVAALAPSAASPDAPRVPAPGAPVSPAPAAPDTAATGKTVKGPTRTVLVVGDSFAVGIGMTLAESLKPAKDVRLDQKGKTSSGLDNTKFHNWGKTLEGLLQSARPDALVVMVGGNDANNGPGTEVWAESYRHKASDFLSIAAKKGVPVYWVALPPMREEGLNARVKTTNAAMRAACESGGGCRFIDAWDLFTDEKGNFAAEKNIGGKTVKLRAKDGVHFTMAGYRLLSDRILAGFAPNLEVSLNK
- a CDS encoding GDSL-type esterase/lipase family protein, which translates into the protein MKPKKTAVLVVGDSLSVSLADKLESVLDKGGCTLTRLCREGGGLTRPELLDFPARLAELVRRTPPGVVLFMIGANDAMPVINGDATRVPFDSPEWKATYAARAVGLMDMATRANPGAAVFWVGAPPMADRTLNAALRTVNAALREACLAHPPCRFIDTWETFSDSEDAYTPTALDASGMQTPLRTADGVHLTDAGARRLCARVVSETSGILPVPPGKAREDIFSALTNLTPIPQATASPPPDASRLGKHIIKRGETFAAIARKHGLSAEALRRANRGVDPKRLRPGQTLDIPTPDNAP